The Vespula pensylvanica isolate Volc-1 chromosome 22, ASM1446617v1, whole genome shotgun sequence sequence CAAAGtggaatttttataaagagatCTTAATACAGATTAAATAAACATGCACGTAATAACGTATTTTCATATGTACGAGCCTTTATATCTGTTTTATTatactctttctccctctgcGTGTACGCTTCTgttcatatgtatgtaccaaTTAAATTCCCGAATTTGTGTGCGTGTTTGCATGAGTATAAATCcctctttcaaaaataataattccatATATAAAAGGTATTTTATCGATGGATTTTCTCATCGAACCGTAATAGACAAttcgataatacgattaaaaacATCGTTAAATTCCTCTTATACAAAAGGATGTACCACTAATTGAATGTTTTCATACGAGCGACTAAAATCGTATATttcttgttatatataatctagaaaatataataaaatatatttctagtaatataatatttgagaaTGTATTATCAAAATGACGTAATTTCTCAAGAAAACACATACAAAATATTACTCCCAACATTTAcgtcaaattattatttcggaTATTAGTACAGATCTATTATACTTTCTTCTAATTATTGTTATGTGATCAATATCGCTCAAAGCATAAGTTATAAATGGTGTAGAAAGATAgcttttcaatgaaataaactGTCCTTCTAAatacaatcttttttattctattttctagATAATATCAACGTTTTcttcatgaaaataaatagatataaataaataaatagcaaAAAAATTCCCACTTCGAAAGGTAGATAAACAAAacttgatttttaaaatctaataaaaaaacagagaaggcTTTCCCGGGACTGCAGTATCGATCCAAAATTGTTGCTAAGCTGATGCTGAAAGCACCGGGGATATGCATttttcgatgtaaaaaaaatagtaggGGAATATAAACAGCGCATGCTCGACTCAATGTCCGGGTCCACGTAACCGAGAGTACAAGCTAACCAAGGATTGAACAAGCTGGACATTCTGAGTCGAGACCTCGCCCTGACAAGTTGTAAGAACTCCAGTAGAGGGAGGAATGTGTAACTACCCGCTACTATGGCATTCATCTATAACATTTCAAAAATCTTCCTCTCGGTGAGATAAatcatatttgaatttttttttgtttcaatttatcaatcgtaatgtaatattaacggctaattgttttctttatagCAAGTtctacataatataattagtaATAGAGCGAAACGGAACTACTTTCACCAGTTCCTCATCAGTAAGTTCATtacattttgtttaaattagcTTAGagataatcatatattttttcctacacataggtatgtacatttttcttaatcttttcaGACGGTATTCgggttatatacatatccgcAGCTATACACACCCATCTACGACTATATACCGCTGCTTGCTGATATATAATTGCACTCACCCAtctttatattcataaatgcatatatatataccttataTCTGCCTACATTTATCTACTATAAACccggagaaaaagataaacaaaattggattcctaaaaagtaaaatgattgAAAGGATGCAGATCTGAATATGGAGAATGATCGATAGTGCAAatcaaaacaataaaaaggatacaaaaaaagaaaagaaagataaaagcaaaagaaaatttcgcgTAACTTTAGTATCGAtccaaaattattgataaatttgtGATGGGATTACTGTGAAAAAAAATGCTTGTCATGGTGAGGAAAATAGTGCAGGAATCACACAGCGTACGCTCGACTCAacttaaatgatttaaaagaagatacaAGCTATTTGACGACAGTTCGATAAACTTATTCTACATCAAGACGCCAACATGACCACTGCTAATTAGTTCCAAAAGAGTAACGACGATttaggaaaaagaacaatcaTCCAAACGAAAATAACCGGAAAAATCCCTGCAATACTGGAATCGATGTTGAGAATCGCTGGTGATATTCTGCACTTCATGTTCTTGGTAAGCTAAATCATATTGGAATTTTATAACGTTGAATATCGtaggatttattttcatagacTTTTTCCTTTATGTACCATGCAATagacaattttatataatatagtttaacttatataatattttttcttatatatacgtacgttaaTGTagtgttttttattctttttaaactgTAGTGAGAGAGCTGCAATATCTGCCCGTCGGAGGACCAAGGAGACTGATCCGGCAACGGGATCAAGTCAAATTCAAACAAAggtttatttatgttattattagataaaggCAACAATGtcgaaatcaaaattaaagaaaagctattttttgtttaacgcGCGTTCCCACTTTTGTACAGCCTAAGCGAACTTACagtgtttaaatattagtttattcaATTCcgtttatcatttatataaatgcaaatgtttacgaaattattaattctcaAATATTCAcctttagaaaaagagagttttGATATTTCCTCTTCGGAGTACAAAGGAAAATTCGGTAAATTGTCGAAATCAGCCAAAAGTTTGTTTTCGCTGACTTTATACATTACCAATGACTGCCAGTTCAGAATTTAAATctagcaaaaaataaattaaaataactttcgaagttttaaaataagtttcaaagtttcttttaaaaattgaagtactataaaatttactacaaaaataataattataaatttatcaaaatccaagtaaaatgatacaaattcttctttctttctcgagaagGATGATAAATAGTCAATTAAtgatagttttatatttttccgtATTAATCCTTTGTACTCTGCACCGTCTTGGTCGTTAATTTGCAGCAACTTCGTCACTCGAACATAGTATATACTATACCATATGATATCGCATAACTTTAAAGTTCGctaatatattacaatgttatttgatttatatgaatttttagaCATTCAGGATCACattttcttacaaaaaaaatcagaacTTTATTCTTTATGATTTTTGACCGTAGGACAAATTTTAAAGTAGTCCTTTtacattatcattttcattactgtcgttatcaatgaaatatcttcGCTTTTTTTGTGGTTCCTCCGATATCCAGATGCAATTgcttaaaatgaaaattacaaaataaaatgaaatcaaaaaagaaattaagaaagaatcaaaattaaattcaaaagacaactgaaattaaaaagaatcttttttaattaatattataaaataaatttttttaattaaaattagagaaaaacattagaatgtcttttttttaattttaatttaaaataattttttttcttattttaacttttttcttttttttttttttaatttaatttcttgttattttaaattatcttttaattttctttttgacaataaattcaaaaacatattttattattaatttattattaatttattatcttttgaatgtttatatattcacAGATAAATGAGATAGATCAGGAATATACAATATTCATATATGGATAGATCGGTGGGTGaatgtaattatatgtaaGCAAACAGtgatatatagatgtatgtgtCTTTGTATATCTGTAGATGTGTGTATGATCTATGTATCGTCTGAAGAAGTCTGACGAAAATAGTTCGATCTTCCTCTATCAATAATCAGATATTATGCTAGTCACTGTAGAAGAAACAATAACTCTTAATATTGCATTACCATTGAGCttgatacgaaaaaaaaaatcaaatatgatTTATCTTTCCGAAAAcaagttatttaaaatattatagatgaTTGTAATAATCTTATCTTGGCTgcttatgtattattttgGCTAATAAAtatgacgaagaaaataaattgatgtgacaaataaaataaaataaattgaagtaTGAAATATTGATTTCTCCATCACCTATCATTGTGATCCTCTCATAGTACCTGACATTAATTCGAGCATACGCTATTTAGGTCTCCTACTATTTTTCATCTATTGACTTCatatattaattcaaatattcaaAGTATCATCACAatgttatcaataatttttgatcgatACTACCGTAACgggaaattctttttattcttatctttcttttcttcttttcattcctttatCTCCTTTTATTCGGTTAATATAATTACTGGTTGTTATAATTACGTAAATGTGATCATGTcattcaattctttttatcaatacaACTGTAACGTAACAATGCAtccatttttttcgttttccctgaactttattattttcatcaatcatgtatctttaaattattagttcatcaattattattttcatcaactatgtatattttaaatcacGCATGTCAAAGTTATAACGGAAACTCTTTGTAATCGCGACTGATACCATGCGATCCTTACAATTCACAGATTTTCAAACAATGAAGCAATCGAACAATACTTGTTTCAGACCccaatttataaaatctttttgtttaataatcaACGGCGACACTTGtaactttattttatacatgaCTGTTTAGTTTAAGATCAATTCACGATGATCGTATAACAATAGTATCGTTGTGATTTACTTCTCTTTTGAAACAAGCAGTTTTTACCATTAACTGGTAAAATATCCTTATATTTCACCCACTTTTTTTGATAGAGAAGGCATATCTACCCCATTTTCCATTTACAAAAGAACTAATATTAATTCTCTagaacaataattaattcaaagaTATCGCGTTTTATTATCTGCCATTAAAAATgtgttcaatattttaaattaatctaatcaaaaatataaattcgattacCATAAAATCAATACAAATTACCGAAACTTTATtactcttaaaaaaaagattataaatattatttgtaatgataataatgataataataacaataataacagataaaaataagttatttttgcaaaaataaaacgaaaaagattaacaaatataaaacgtGCACGAAATCGATTTGAATCGTTGactataaatgtaaataatatgttaataaaaaataaatgcaaataaaaattcaaaataagataaaaagtcAACATGAATAAGTTGCTATCGAACATTTCTGCAACGATGAAAatgcatacgtatgtgtatatcaaGTATGTATGTCAAAAagattctatatatgtatacataattgtaataatatttaccaCTCGTGTGTAGTAAATTTACGTTTATTCGCGAGAATGAATTGTAAATACGAGTACGAAGGTAACCACGAACGAAGATAAACGCGATAATATTACCTGCAAAATTATCGCTATTCGTGTAAGGTTTAttccaaaatataaaaataaaaaaaacagacaaaaagatttatttcagaatataaaaaggaacgTAAACGAGAACATAAACGTTTCAGTGTTGTCATTGATAAGACCCAAGtcctatatctttttttccaagtTAGCATTGCCATGAAGCAGGGTATATTCGATcctcaaatttttttcaattttttctctttcttcgtttattaattaatgtcttgttttttatttttttatataaaaatgttctttataGACAAGTTCATTCCATTATTTTGCGTACTACTAAGCATCATAGAATCGAAAAACATCGTTCATCCCGATTGTGACTACACGCAAAAATTAGAACCAgaagttaattattatatatataatcctgGTTATCCTAATTATTATCTGGGAAAACATAATTGTCGGTGGAGTGTTACGAGCAATACCcgaattaaattgaattgcACAGTTTTTAATGTTCCTTCGGtaagatttcattttattattaatattattattactttaattaaatgGGTTTGTTGTATATAATTTCTGAGATCAATCGATCAACATCTTGTTTGTTGATAAATAatcttgttaataaaataagttcTGTTTGGACTATATGCAAAAGTTGAACAAAAATAAGTCGATGAATTTATTGGACTTTCAAAATCATACAAAAATTTGAATcttaaaatcaaacaaaataaaaaataaatttcatcgtcTACAGAATTCAAATTGTTCATTGGATTTTATGAAGATCAAAGTCGACGATGGCATCGAATACGTTCTCTGTAGATTGAATTCTTTTCCAGTGGAATCGCTAACATCGAAAATGAGTATAGAATTCCATTCGAAACGTAATACATATGGTGGCAAATTTCAATGTAACGTCAAAACTATCGAAGAGGAATGTAGATGTGGTTGGACGAATCCGGTGggtaaaagagataaaataagaatataatttatcaatgatctgttcgataatttatcaatgatattatttcatacgaTGATCGTTTGCAGTCGAGAATCGTTGGTGGGGTTGAAACaggaataaatgaatatcCTATGATGGCTGGtattgtaaattttaaaaaaagttttttttattgtggTGCTACTATAATAACTACGCAACATGTATTGACGGCAGCTCATTGTGttgtaagatatataaaaaatttctctatcTTAGGAGTCATTGTTGGGAAACATAATATATGGCCAGGTCTGTTTAAATAaccaaaatatttaaataaaaaatttctttaaaaacaaattattgaaattattgtcATTTTGACTTGATGTAATCTTTAGATAACGATACAAAGGCAACTCAACTTTACCTTATCGATGATATAATCATACATCCAAATTATaagttaaaattaaacgatttgGCGGTTATTAAATTgcagaaaagattaaaatattccaTGAGAATTGGTCCAGCTTGCCTTCCGTTCTATTATATGCAGCAAAACTTTACGGGCGCTGTTGTTACAGCTGTAGGTTGGTATTTTGActctgtatttttattttatatgacaaattttataaaataattttcttaggTTGGGGTCGTACGAATTTTTATGGTGTTAAGTCTCAAGTTTTGAGAAAAGTCGATTTGCATGTAGTTTCAACGAAGAAATGTCTCAAGTATCACTTTCTGGCTACACGTAAGCAACTTTGTACATTTGATATGGGAAAGGATGCTTGCCAGGtaaatttgatcgatcgacttcaaagattataaaataaaaaaataatcttcaaatattttaatcatacaGTTCGACAGTGGTGGTCCAATTTTATGGCAAAATCCAAAAAGCAAACGTATTTTCCTTCTTGGAGTCATCAATTATGGAAGAACATGCGCCGATGAAGCTCCTGGTGTTAACTTGCGAGTCACTAgttatttagattttattacAAGGTCAACACCAGGTAAGGTTCTTAAATTTTAACTCTATTGATTTATAACAACGGGctattcgatcattttttattctttttatctataaatacatttcaatttttaatttgataaaaatatcttattaatttatcttaccttaaaatctataaatgattaattaattattaatttatattattatttattatatattattatattatatattaattcatattaatttaattattaacatatgtTACATAGCTTTCTATCAATGCATTTAAATTTCTAActcgatagataaatattttatattttattttatttaagtatctgtaaatacatattttattataatccaacggcctatattattaatttaattattgtaatatgaATTACATTTGTTTGGACAAAAATGTTCTTCTTAGCTTAAGATATTGATCACTATGTTATGTCACGTATACTTTCTTTTCACAGGAGAAATATATTGTCAGgcgtattaaaaaagaaatggatcaCATATTACACAAAACGAAGATTGAATGCCTACATACGCagctacatatatgtagacaTATCAACACATACACCATACGTTTCTTTCGTGAGCGAAAGAGCGGGAAGATAGTAttagtgaaaaaataaagaacgaggTCAGAAGAAATTGTAATTTCGCTATcgtctcctttcctctctctttttaacgatCATGGATAAAAAACACAATCACGTGTCATCTTCAAAATAGAAGATTGTAGATAAAGCAAACACATTATTTGCAAACACGTTTGTGCAACATTGTGTGCATGTGTTTGTATCAAAAGTACCTTCATTCTTCTAATAAGAATTCATATGAAGGTGACTTATGGACCTTTGTATATTAGTGATTCAGTGTCGCTCGCAAGACGGTATTAAAGTACCGACACGGTCGGTTAATTAcgagatatttatattgattggCTCTTCTGATTGTACGAcattcgacttttttttccttggaGGATATATATCCATGCAATTGTTTGCAGGAAAAATTCCATCCAAACAAGCCGACCACAATCGAAggcctttttttttaatttaagaaataacaCAAGAAACTTGTGAAaatgttatgaaaaatattatttaaaaactatGCATGCGTAAAACAGCTAAAAGAGCTCATTTTACCGATGTCATATACATCATTTTGTCCATATCTATTGCTAAAATCACACACGatatggacaaaatatgagCTATAAGAGGAAATGGAGAACGCTCTCCTT is a genomic window containing:
- the LOC122636515 gene encoding venom serine protease-like isoform X2 codes for the protein MKQDKFIPLFCVLLSIIESKNIVHPDCDYTQKLEPEVNYYIYNPGYPNYYLGKHNCRWSVTSNTRIKLNCTVFNVPSNSNCSLDFMKIKVDDGIEYVLCRLNSFPVESLTSKMSIEFHSKRNTYGGKFQCNVKTIEEECRCGWTNPSRIVGGVETGINEYPMMAGIVNFKKSFFYCGATIITTQHVLTAAHCVVRYIKNFSILGVIVGKHNIWPDNDTKATQLYLIDDIIIHPNYKLKLNDLAVIKLQKRLKYSMRIGPACLPFYYMQQNFTGAVVTAVGWGRTNFYGVKSQVLRKVDLHVVSTKKCLKYHFLATRKQLCTFDMGKDACQFDSGGPILWQNPKSKRIFLLGVINYGRTCADEAPGVNLRVTSYLDFITRSTPGEIYCQAY
- the LOC122636515 gene encoding venom serine protease-like isoform X1 is translated as MSCFLFFYIKMFFIDKFIPLFCVLLSIIESKNIVHPDCDYTQKLEPEVNYYIYNPGYPNYYLGKHNCRWSVTSNTRIKLNCTVFNVPSNSNCSLDFMKIKVDDGIEYVLCRLNSFPVESLTSKMSIEFHSKRNTYGGKFQCNVKTIEEECRCGWTNPSRIVGGVETGINEYPMMAGIVNFKKSFFYCGATIITTQHVLTAAHCVVRYIKNFSILGVIVGKHNIWPDNDTKATQLYLIDDIIIHPNYKLKLNDLAVIKLQKRLKYSMRIGPACLPFYYMQQNFTGAVVTAVGWGRTNFYGVKSQVLRKVDLHVVSTKKCLKYHFLATRKQLCTFDMGKDACQFDSGGPILWQNPKSKRIFLLGVINYGRTCADEAPGVNLRVTSYLDFITRSTPGEIYCQAY